In Synergistaceae bacterium, a single window of DNA contains:
- a CDS encoding biotin/lipoyl-binding protein, whose protein sequence is MARNFKVTVNGTEYSVNVEEVGVSTPLATNIVKPAEEVVQATAPQVEAAPAPIPTAAPEAAIETPANDDESTAITAPMPGKVLKILVDQGEIVEKGQVLLLLEAMKMENEIFASSTGVVKRINCKEGETVNTGDTLLVLV, encoded by the coding sequence ATGGCTCGTAATTTTAAAGTAACGGTTAACGGAACAGAATATAGTGTAAATGTAGAAGAAGTTGGAGTTTCCACGCCCTTGGCAACAAATATTGTAAAACCAGCCGAAGAAGTGGTACAGGCAACCGCACCTCAAGTAGAGGCCGCACCTGCTCCTATTCCGACAGCAGCACCAGAAGCTGCTATAGAAACTCCTGCAAATGATGACGAGTCAACTGCGATTACAGCTCCTATGCCGGGTAAGGTTTTAAAGATTTTGGTTGATCAGGGAGAAATAGTGGAAAAGGGACAAGTTCTGCTTCTATTGGAAGCAATGAAGATGGAAAATGAAATATTTGCTTCCTCAACAGGCGTAGTAAAACGTATTAACTGCAAAGAGGGCGAGACTGTAAACACAGGAGATACTCTCCTGGTTTTAGTTTAA
- a CDS encoding OadG family protein — translation MVNSTASYFVGVKGGLVMSVISFSIVFIVITGLVLLLMAMQHISNGIDKMSGNGVTDPSESEKKNSSIALAVRTEADDKELIAVITAAITAMCGKTVKILSFAPISAPKASGWRMMHKANNIEDFLN, via the coding sequence ATGGTGAATAGCACAGCATCTTATTTTGTAGGAGTTAAAGGTGGACTTGTAATGTCCGTTATATCCTTTAGTATCGTTTTTATCGTCATTACCGGGCTCGTTCTTTTGCTGATGGCTATGCAACATATCAGCAACGGGATAGACAAAATGAGTGGCAATGGAGTCACAGACCCTTCTGAGTCAGAAAAAAAAAATAGTTCTATAGCGTTGGCAGTTAGAACAGAGGCTGACGATAAAGAACTCATCGCTGTTATAACAGCAGCCATTACGGCAATGTGTGGCAAAACGGTTAAAATACTTAGCTTTGCACCAATATCAGCTCCAAAAGCCTCTGGTTGGAGAATGATGCACAAAGCAAATAATATCGAAGATTTTTTAAATTAA